The following is a genomic window from Sphingobacterium spiritivorum.
GGGTTACCGATTTGCACTTGCTATTTCGTATACCTGTCAAGCTATTCTGTAAAACAGATATAAATATTTATATGAAGAATATTGATACTATAAATGCCTTTAAAACCACTATTCAAGAAACAGATTTCGGCGTCATAACCAGATTGGTCGCAGATGTAGAAGTTTCGGCCAAAGACAGTATCCTGTTTGGAGCAAAAACACTGATGACAAATTATGTTTACAATGAAAACGGAACCTACAATTTGATATATACCATTATCAATACAGACGGAGTTACCGAAAGTTTTGCAGAGGACGACGGAATACTGCCAACCCTGTTTCTGAGTCCGAAAGAGGACAATTATGTTTCCATAGTACCCTACGACCCGGATAAGGAATTGGAAATCAGTATTCCTGTTTTCAATCGTGAAAATACAGCACTTCCAAAAGGAAACAGGCCTTTTAAGGGAGATTTTATAGGTGTATCGGCTCAGTTTTCGATTTTTTATGATGTAGATATCTGGTCAGATACAAAACCGGATAAAATGCTTGCCGTCGAATTTAAAGACAATGCGATAAAAAAGAAGCACAACATCAAAGTGCCTTTGCCAAGAAATAACAAAATATGTATTGAAAACAATGAAATCCACTTGTTGGCAAAAGATGGAGATAGATGGCTGCACCGACAGATTGATGAAAAAGGGAATGTTATCAGGCAGCGAAGAATCGAAACAAAACAAAGGTATTTCAGAGAGATTTTAAGCTTATCATTCGACAGAAACTCCTATTTGCTAACCCAGACAAAAGGGAAAATAATTGTTGAGGTGATTGATCAAAACGGAGCGGGCAACACTGTGGAGCTTATGGATATAACAGACCCGTTCTTCAATACCTGGCAACCTGTAAAAGTATCAGAAAACACTTTTGTTACAAAATTTAACGGCGAGTTTGGCAACGGATGGTTCACCACCAGAAATGACCAGCTTTTAGAAATATTTTACAGTAAGGGTGAAAAAGGATATAAAAATTTATTGACGAACGAAGTTTTACAGATGGATCATGAAAATTTAGTCATTTCAGGTTTAAATAAAACTGATGATAATAGTTATGCTGTCGTATTTTATCCAATGGTGGATAGAACTACTAAAAATAAAACCTTACTTATTTTAAACCGTAAGATTAAATAGCGAACCAATAACAATAAGAATTCCGTTTTAAAATGCCTGCTGCGCATATCTTGCAATACACTTTTTATATTGCCATTAAAAGTAGAATAACGTCTTCAATCTTTTAGAGCCACACTGTAATGAAATATAGAGAAATTGAACCAAACGGATTTTTAAGCGACTTTGTAAAGTGTTTTTGGTATTATGAAACTGCCGGCAAGGAAGTCCTGCACACCATTTTGCCGGATGGATATTTTGACCTGATTGCAGAGTTTGAAAACGAAAAATTGACCACCGTAAAACTTACAGGCATATGGACAAAACCGAAAGACATAAGAATTTGCAGAAATACAACATTCTTCGCCATCAGATTCAAACTTCCGGCAATAGAGTATCTCTTCAGCAAAGAATTGAAATCTATTTTGGATACAAAGGCAGATTTACCTTTTTCGTTCTGGAACATCCATAAATATCAGTACGATGAATTTGAAGGTTTTGTTTCCGGCATTATCCGACATTTAGAAACTTCGCTTAAACATGTGCACCGGATTGACAGCCGGAAACTGAAATTATTTGAGATTATTTATCAGCAAAAAACGAAAACGGTTTCTGAAATTTCGGATGAAATTATATGGAGCAGCCGACAGATAAACAGGTATTTCCAATCGAAGTATGGTATTTCTTTAAAAGAATTTTTAAACATAGTCCGTTGCAACGCTGCCTATCCCGAAATTTCAAATGGCAATCTAAATCCCAATTCCGATTATTTTGACCAGCCCCATTTCATAAAAGAAATTAAGAGACATACGGGTGTAACCCCAAAAGAACTGAACAAAAACGAAAACGACCGATTTTTACAATTATCAAAGGAAGTGGAAACGTAAGTTTGGGATATAATTTTAAACCCGGAAAAAATGAAAATAAGCAAACTCTCCCCAAACTTTGAAGTAACTGACGTAAGAAAAACGGTTGCTTTTTATACCGAAAATTTTGGTTTCAACCTCATTATGGCAGTTCCCCAGACGCAGGACGGAATAGACCCCGCTTTTGCAGAAAACAAGGAATATGTGTATGCAATGGTGCAAAGGGACGGTGTAGAATTTATGTTTCAACGCTCAGATACATTCAAGGATGATATTGTTTTTTCAAAAGGACAAAATATAGGTGCAACCGTTTCTTTTTATATGGAAATAGAAGGCATAAAAGAGTTTTATGAAAATCTGAAAGGTGAAAATCTTATAATGACCGAATTGCAAGCCACATGGTATGGCATGCAGGAATTTTACGTAAAAGACCTGAATGGTTATATTCTTGGATTTGCTGAAAAAGCTGATTAAATATAAATTTTTGATTTCTGAAAAATCACAAAACTATTGTTTGATAAAAAATTAGTATTGATGCTTCCGTTTTTTGCAAATGAGGGTAAGAAGCAGGCACTAAATGTTTATATCAATTTCTAAGACTTCATCCGGAAGCCAGCCTTCATCGTTATTGCTTATTTTTCGTGCCCAGCTCCAGCCATTCAGAGACTTTATCTTTATCACCAATTCGTCTTTGGTTATGTCTAATTCTTTGGCACTATAGTTTTCTAAGATGAGTCCTTGTTTTCCGTCTTCTAAATTTTCAATGATCTGAACAGGAATCCATCCTCCGAGCTGGTTGTCATTTTCAGCCCAGATCCAGTCTTTCCAATTCTCTTCCGGGGCAAGATTACCCAGTTTTACAATTTCTCCTTTAGATAATTGAATAGGGTTTTTGTATGATGTTGTATATGAGGTGATTGCTTTCCATGTTTTCATAATTCAAAAGGCTGTTTTGAGTATTGTTTTTATAGTTATGCGAATTGCTGTTACTGATAAATATGATTTTTTAATATTGGAAATAAAAGTCCTTGAAAAATTCATTTTTTATACCAATGCCATTTTACAATAGGCGTTGAAGACTTTTGCAAAGAAATTTTTACTAATGCGGTCTAAATCGTTCAAAGGATTGCCAGTATTTGTCTTTATATATGTTATATTTTATGTCTAACTTATTTGAATATTTTTTTGACAGTTCGTGTAATACTTTGGACGGTTTTCTGAAGTCGTGACAGGCAAAGTAAATTTCTCTTGAATTGTCTGCCGTTTGCCTGCCGATATTCAGATAGCCGTCAATGTCTTTTAGTTTAAGCATTACTTGGTCTTCTAATTCGTTGAGCAGTTCATATGTGTTTTTATCAGGCATGCCGTTATTGTTGCTGTCCTTGTAATTGATTTCAATTGTTAAAATCCATGGATGTGATGCCTTGCTGTTCCACTGCCGTAATGTCGAATTGACAATCGCTATCAAAGGTAGGCCGTTATTAAGTTCAGCTTCCAGACTGGCATAACTGTCGTTTTCGGTATTGTAACGAATTCCGCTATATTTTTCAACAAATTCTTTTTCTCTCCAAATCAGGTAGTCTTTAAGTTTGATAATAGGAATTGGTTCTTTCTCTGCTTGCTCTCTGGAAATTACTATGGCGTTGTCTATTGTGGTGACCGCATTTAGTTCTCCGAGATAATTGTCAAGGAAAATGAATGTTCCATTGATAATTGTTGATTTGTCCTCTTCATTATAATTGCTGTGCATGATTACAATGTCAACCTCATCAGGATAACCTGCATGGTCAATGGCATAAAACGAAAGATTGTTGCTGTTAAATTCGTAATTACCCATTTTTATCCCCAGGTTTTCAATATCAACGGAAGGTTTTAGTGCTGTAAATTTCCAATGAGGTAGCGTTGGTGCGGCATTCACAAGTTCTTCAACAAATACGATGTTCTGAATAATTCCGTCTGGAGTGAAGACTAACTCTGCGGTATTATCGTTGAGCATCCCCACTAAAAAGTAAAAGCCATCTTTAATTTCGCCCAGCTTTTGAGATAATTTGTCAAAAAAGTCTTTTTCGGGATTTTTGCCGTTTTTGATGATGTTATGAAATGTTTGTTCGTTAGCTTGAAACCATGCCCAAAAATCCTGATAGGTTTTAACTGTTTCTTTCTTGTTGCCGAAAATGTTTTTTAGAAAACTCATTTTTGTTAGTTCTTGGTATGTGTTTTACTGTTAGTTTAGCCTTACAGCCAATGTGATTATAAATACTATGAATCTACTCAAAATATTTTAGTATACAGTTAAGCTTGTTATCTTTTTTGTTTTGGGGATACCGGAGCCTGTTGGCTAATTCTAACTTGTTGCATAACAGGGTGGTGAACAAGTAATATTATATTTCTATGAGATCCTTCAAATCAATATATATCCTTCAATTTTTGTCATATCATATTTAAATCCTTTAGTATGTAAATTATTTCTTTGAGAGATTTTTCTAAAGTTGTTTGAATTTTGTTGTGTTTTTCTTCTAAAATTCGGTTCTGTGCCCAGGTTTCAGGAGTATAACCTATAAACTTTATAATATAAATAATAAATAACGTAACACTCTGATAAATATAACTTTGCATTTTAGCGCTCTAAAACAGACGAGAATTATGAATGCAAATGTTAGGTGGAGTAATGTATATATCCTGTTTGTTTCACAAGCGCTTTATCAGACGGTTTCCATACTTGTGATCACATTGTCAGGGATCATCGGTATGCAAATGGCACCTGATAAGAATCTGGCAACACTACCTGTGGCCATGACTACTATAGGCGCAGCAATCATGATGATACCTGCTTCTTTGATTATGAAGAAAACAGGCCAAAGGAAAGCTTTTATGATAGGTACAGTCATTGGTGCTTTATCCGGAGTCGTATCGTGGTATGGTATTATCCACCAGTCCTTTTGGATATTTTCGATTGGAAATATGTTGTTGGGTATCTATCAGGGTTTTACACAATACTATCGTTTTGCAGCGGCAGATTCTGTTCCGGAGTATGCAAAGAGTAAAGCTATCTCCTGGGTAATAGGTGGTGGTATTGTTGCTGCTTTTGCGGGACCTAATCTCGCGAGATTTACACAAGATTTAGGCGCTGTACCCTATGCGTATTCTTATCTTTCAACTATTCTGCTGAGTATTGCTGCTTTGGGGGTGGTAGCCTTTCTGAGGCTTGATAAGAATGTTGTTTTGAAGACGGGTAAATCCACATCATCCGGTCGCTCACTAAAGGAAATCATTAAAGACAAAAATACTGTTCTGGCCTTGTTTTCTTCTTCTACTGCTTTTGCTGTAATGGGGATGTCTATGACTGCTACACCTATAGCCATGCATGATTTCGGACATTCCTCCAGTGATACGGCAATGGTTATCCAATGGCATGTATTGGGTATGTTTTTGCCATCTTTTTTTACAGGTGCTCTTATTCAGAGATTTGGTGTACATCGCATCATTCTCACAGGAGTATTAATTCTGTTTACATACTTAATTGTTGCGCTTTCAGGGATCCACTTTATCAATTTTATAATAGGATTATTTATTGTTGGACTAGGTTGGAATTTCTTGTTTATAGGAGGGTCTTCAGCACTTACAAAAGTTTACAGACCTGAAGAAAAAGAGAAAACTCAGGCCTTCCACGATTTTACCGTCTTTGCCATTATCAGTATTTCAAGTTTTTTTGCAGGTAGTTTGTTTAATCTATGGGGGTGGATAGGATTAAATCTGGTATTACTGCCATTACTTATCCTTACATCTGTGCTGGTCATACGGGTTATCAAGAGTGGTAATAATTCGTAAATATTATAACTCTATTCAGGAATATCGTAACAATAGAAATTCTTAATAATGGAGCTTTGTATGTTAAGAAATATAAATTATTAAATATGAATACACATGAGCATACAGACCCGCCGAAAGTAAAAGTGATTTTCGAGCCGCAGATAATAGAAGCAAATAAACCAGCTTATTTTGTTATTTCAGTTACGGAGGATGGTAAGAATGTTCCTTTGGAAGTCGTCCATACTATGAAAATGCATCTTCTGGTGGTCAATGAAGAATTGACATGGTTTGATCATATTCACCCCGAGAAGCAAGCAGACGGGACTTATTATGTCTCGGAAACTTTTCCATCAGCAGGAAAGTATTTATTCTTTATTGACTATAAGCCGGTAGGTCTTCCAGCAAATGTAAGTATGAAACTTGTTGGAGTACAGGGGCGACGCCTTCGTCAGATACCAGAACAGGATATAAAATTGGTTTCAGTTGTTGATGGTTATACCGTTACTTTACTTAATGGCAATGATCTAAAGACAAATACAGGACAGAGCCTGCAATTTTCGATAGAAAAGAATGGTAAAAACCTGGATGAAAAAGACATGGAGCAGTACCTTGGAGCAAATGCTCATATTGTAATGATCAGCCAGGCAGATAAGGATTTTCTTCACATTCATCCAATGTCAGATCATCGTTTTCCTATATATGCACATACCTATATCAGGAAATCCGGCTTATACAGAATGTGGGTACAGTTCAAAACAGACGGAAAGGTACATACAGCTGATTTTACTGTTCTGACCTCTGAGGGTGAGATGCAAGGCGGAGACCACAATAGTCATGGAGCCCATCATTAGATGAATTCCATATCCCCAAAAATCTAACAATTTTCTATTTTAATAAATTAAAAAACCGGTATAATCTATACTTTATTATCCCGGAATCAGGAAGGGCAGAAGCAGACATTTCTGCCCGCCTGTTTTTATTGTTTATCAGACAAAGCCTTATCCAGTTCTTCTCCTAAAGTCGTTTCACGCTCCTCGGTATATCCGTATACGCTATAAGATATATACCCGTTTT
Proteins encoded in this region:
- a CDS encoding SH3 domain-containing protein, with protein sequence MKTWKAITSYTTSYKNPIQLSKGEIVKLGNLAPEENWKDWIWAENDNQLGGWIPVQIIENLEDGKQGLILENYSAKELDITKDELVIKIKSLNGWSWARKISNNDEGWLPDEVLEIDINI
- a CDS encoding VOC family protein, producing the protein MKISKLSPNFEVTDVRKTVAFYTENFGFNLIMAVPQTQDGIDPAFAENKEYVYAMVQRDGVEFMFQRSDTFKDDIVFSKGQNIGATVSFYMEIEGIKEFYENLKGENLIMTELQATWYGMQEFYVKDLNGYILGFAEKAD
- a CDS encoding DUF6597 domain-containing transcriptional factor; amino-acid sequence: MKYREIEPNGFLSDFVKCFWYYETAGKEVLHTILPDGYFDLIAEFENEKLTTVKLTGIWTKPKDIRICRNTTFFAIRFKLPAIEYLFSKELKSILDTKADLPFSFWNIHKYQYDEFEGFVSGIIRHLETSLKHVHRIDSRKLKLFEIIYQQKTKTVSEISDEIIWSSRQINRYFQSKYGISLKEFLNIVRCNAAYPEISNGNLNPNSDYFDQPHFIKEIKRHTGVTPKELNKNENDRFLQLSKEVET
- a CDS encoding DUF695 domain-containing protein — protein: MSFLKNIFGNKKETVKTYQDFWAWFQANEQTFHNIIKNGKNPEKDFFDKLSQKLGEIKDGFYFLVGMLNDNTAELVFTPDGIIQNIVFVEELVNAAPTLPHWKFTALKPSVDIENLGIKMGNYEFNSNNLSFYAIDHAGYPDEVDIVIMHSNYNEEDKSTIINGTFIFLDNYLGELNAVTTIDNAIVISREQAEKEPIPIIKLKDYLIWREKEFVEKYSGIRYNTENDSYASLEAELNNGLPLIAIVNSTLRQWNSKASHPWILTIEINYKDSNNNGMPDKNTYELLNELEDQVMLKLKDIDGYLNIGRQTADNSREIYFACHDFRKPSKVLHELSKKYSNKLDIKYNIYKDKYWQSFERFRPH
- a CDS encoding MFS transporter codes for the protein MNANVRWSNVYILFVSQALYQTVSILVITLSGIIGMQMAPDKNLATLPVAMTTIGAAIMMIPASLIMKKTGQRKAFMIGTVIGALSGVVSWYGIIHQSFWIFSIGNMLLGIYQGFTQYYRFAAADSVPEYAKSKAISWVIGGGIVAAFAGPNLARFTQDLGAVPYAYSYLSTILLSIAALGVVAFLRLDKNVVLKTGKSTSSGRSLKEIIKDKNTVLALFSSSTAFAVMGMSMTATPIAMHDFGHSSSDTAMVIQWHVLGMFLPSFFTGALIQRFGVHRIILTGVLILFTYLIVALSGIHFINFIIGLFIVGLGWNFLFIGGSSALTKVYRPEEKEKTQAFHDFTVFAIISISSFFAGSLFNLWGWIGLNLVLLPLLILTSVLVIRVIKSGNNS